A region from the Thermococcus sp. Bubb.Bath genome encodes:
- a CDS encoding DUF3800 domain-containing protein has protein sequence MLFVDESGDLGGSRSRGRYFVLAGVLCEEKDIAPAIQSIIRERNVPELKFSRFPYSGELKVLRRLSSLDFEVVYVVLSKNSDALRAWLDRSGGNKSIAARVLYSELFRITGFSEAIVDRSHYSGDISRCLSRFGVEISAEDSYLRPGLQLADAIANVGYLHYQHKNEELFEVIRDKILAERFVTEKEILRRKLKSGG, from the coding sequence ATGCTGTTTGTTGATGAGAGTGGTGATCTCGGTGGCTCTCGGAGCAGAGGGAGGTATTTTGTGCTGGCTGGAGTACTGTGTGAAGAGAAAGATATAGCCCCTGCCATACAGTCCATTATCCGGGAAAGGAACGTGCCTGAGTTAAAATTTAGCAGGTTTCCATACTCCGGTGAGCTGAAAGTGCTTCGCCGGCTCTCGTCCCTTGATTTTGAGGTTGTCTACGTTGTTCTCTCGAAAAACAGCGATGCACTCAGGGCTTGGCTTGACAGGTCGGGAGGAAACAAGAGCATCGCGGCGAGAGTCCTGTACTCAGAACTGTTCAGGATAACGGGTTTTTCAGAGGCCATTGTGGACAGGAGCCACTATTCGGGGGATATCTCAAGGTGTCTTTCCAGATTTGGTGTTGAAATTTCCGCTGAGGACTCTTATCTCCGGCCGGGCCTTCAGCTCGCCGACGCCATCGCGAACGTCGGTTATCTTCACTATCAGCACAAAAACGAGGAGCTGTTTGAGGTCATCCGGGACAAAATCCTGGCAGAGAGGTTTGTAACCGAAAAAGAGATTCTGAGAAGGAAGCTTAAGTCGGGTGGCTAG
- a CDS encoding biotin/lipoate A/B protein ligase family protein: MRFIPLIVARPEVQMAIDEATMRARIEGKVPDTVRLYAFSPSSVTIGRFQSVVHDVNLDEARRLGIPVIRRITGGGSVFHDEFGEITYSVVVGEDLHPALRNVEESYRYLAGPLVDALEELGLDAGFSGLNDIVANGKKISGSAQTRRKGVILQHGTFMYATRVEVLGRVLRVSKEKLKDKGVSSIWERVTTLEREGIKLTRGEAYELLKGSFENAFGLKEGELTDYELELAEKLVDEKYGNREWNEMR; encoded by the coding sequence ATGCGCTTCATTCCGCTCATAGTCGCGAGGCCAGAGGTCCAGATGGCAATAGACGAGGCTACAATGAGGGCGAGGATTGAGGGAAAAGTCCCCGATACGGTAAGACTGTACGCTTTCTCCCCCAGTTCCGTAACAATCGGCAGGTTCCAGAGCGTCGTTCACGACGTCAACCTCGACGAGGCAAGGAGGCTCGGAATTCCGGTCATCAGGAGAATAACCGGCGGCGGGAGCGTCTTCCACGACGAGTTCGGAGAGATAACCTATTCCGTCGTTGTGGGTGAAGACCTCCACCCCGCCTTGAGGAACGTGGAGGAGAGCTACCGCTACCTTGCCGGCCCCCTTGTGGATGCACTTGAGGAGCTCGGCCTCGACGCGGGGTTCTCCGGTTTAAACGACATCGTTGCCAACGGGAAGAAGATAAGCGGCTCTGCGCAGACGAGGAGGAAGGGGGTAATCCTCCAGCACGGCACCTTTATGTACGCGACGAGGGTTGAGGTTCTCGGAAGGGTTCTCCGCGTCTCGAAGGAGAAGCTGAAGGACAAGGGCGTTTCAAGCATCTGGGAGAGGGTTACAACCCTGGAACGCGAGGGGATAAAGCTAACCCGCGGAGAGGCCTACGAGCTTCTGAAGGGGAGCTTTGAGAACGCCTTTGGGCTGAAAGAGGGCGAGCTGACGGATTATGAGCTCGAACTCGCTGAAAAGCTGGTGGATGAGAAGTACGGAAATAGGGAATGGAACGAGATGCGTTAG
- a CDS encoding signal peptidase I, with product MGEEWKKEAAWILISLLVVVGINYGLKFAMATNSPLVIVISGSMEPVFYRGDVVLLKGVNPNDIHTGDVIVYNAPMYAYPIIHRVRGVKTVELGGKTEKCFVTWGDNNPIPDWGEYRLYPTPYGGVPCVPAYAVDAKAVMVFPRIGLIPLWIREHL from the coding sequence ATGGGAGAGGAATGGAAAAAAGAGGCGGCCTGGATACTGATATCCCTGCTCGTGGTCGTGGGGATAAACTACGGCCTGAAGTTCGCGATGGCCACAAATTCCCCGCTCGTTATAGTCATAAGCGGATCCATGGAGCCCGTATTCTACAGGGGGGACGTCGTGCTGCTCAAGGGGGTTAATCCCAACGATATCCATACCGGGGACGTGATAGTCTACAACGCTCCGATGTACGCGTACCCAATAATCCACCGCGTCAGGGGAGTGAAGACCGTCGAGCTGGGCGGAAAAACGGAGAAGTGCTTCGTAACATGGGGGGACAACAACCCCATACCCGACTGGGGCGAGTACCGCCTCTACCCAACTCCCTACGGCGGCGTCCCCTGCGTGCCGGCATACGCGGTCGACGCGAAGGCGGTTATGGTGTTTCCAAGGATAGGCCTAATTCCGCTGTGGATACGGGAGCACCTCTAA
- a CDS encoding DUF531 domain-containing protein, translating to MLTLALYNTYDTRRLHEAHLRAIARAGPITYAYGFHLALIGFPLSGGPIDVAEEISSHTTIGEGGNYLIELAERNRFHLLDFPRKGFPAQFGNVVATTRKPEEEKEIPSLELAERALSGESFMLLVGLGRHGLPGESFKIARYHLDITGKKVSLETCTAIGAIPTRIATLMEALKWERNGKKRRPGY from the coding sequence TTGCTCACGCTGGCCCTTTACAATACCTACGACACCAGGAGGCTCCACGAGGCACACCTGAGGGCAATCGCCAGGGCCGGACCCATAACCTACGCCTACGGCTTTCATTTGGCCCTCATCGGCTTTCCCCTCAGCGGCGGGCCCATCGACGTCGCGGAGGAGATAAGCAGCCACACGACGATAGGGGAGGGCGGGAATTACCTCATAGAGCTCGCGGAGAGGAACAGGTTCCATCTCCTGGACTTCCCGAGGAAAGGGTTTCCAGCCCAGTTCGGGAACGTCGTGGCGACCACGAGAAAACCGGAGGAAGAGAAAGAGATACCATCCCTGGAGCTCGCCGAAAGGGCCCTCAGCGGGGAGAGCTTCATGCTGCTGGTGGGCCTGGGGAGGCACGGACTCCCGGGGGAAAGCTTTAAGATTGCGCGGTACCACCTTGACATAACCGGAAAGAAGGTTAGTCTGGAAACGTGCACCGCGATAGGTGCCATTCCAACAAGGATAGCGACCCTGATGGAGGCCCTAAAATGGGAGAGGAATGGAAAAAAGAGGCGGCCTGGATACTGA
- a CDS encoding tetratricopeptide repeat protein, translating to MSTADEITLLASKGLLEEAIDAALELEDPTERLNALTDIILQAHGKRNDLLPSLFNDALKALKKIKNPYDRAYAYSRLAYVYSVIGDHENASEFFDRAADEVTRIKSEGDKALALSVLAYYLALAGFTHEAVSSFNEAFGMLISASMDYRRKLDVITEVAGMMENAGDVLHSRDAIRFYEVAYDIFDKLYINQRAAEVEKKLEAARIMLYYGDPDVRGALLEGRYHFAISLLQKRLKDPQNLFMALLEVAHWMKHVGAAEYLDVLEAAFRLLGSIGLTEANVQRSAAILTDMGELEKALKFALEIKDPEKRDDALAAIAIKLAEKKEFADAREVVKSVSNPMLKAKLTEEVGKLEDQYKMEF from the coding sequence ATGAGTACGGCGGATGAGATAACCCTCCTTGCCTCCAAGGGTCTTCTTGAGGAGGCCATCGATGCCGCTCTGGAGCTTGAGGATCCAACTGAGAGGCTGAACGCACTGACGGACATAATACTCCAGGCCCACGGCAAGAGGAACGATCTCCTTCCTTCTCTGTTCAACGACGCGCTCAAGGCCCTCAAGAAAATTAAAAATCCCTACGACAGGGCTTACGCTTATTCCAGGCTTGCCTATGTTTACTCGGTGATTGGGGACCACGAGAACGCCTCCGAGTTCTTCGACCGGGCTGCGGATGAGGTGACACGGATAAAGTCCGAGGGTGACAAGGCCCTGGCCCTCTCCGTGCTAGCATACTATCTAGCACTGGCGGGATTCACGCACGAGGCCGTCTCCTCGTTCAACGAGGCATTTGGCATGCTTATCTCAGCTTCCATGGACTACAGGCGGAAGCTCGACGTTATAACAGAGGTCGCGGGCATGATGGAGAACGCCGGTGACGTGTTGCACTCCCGCGATGCCATCAGGTTCTATGAGGTAGCCTACGACATCTTCGATAAGCTCTACATAAACCAGAGGGCTGCTGAGGTTGAGAAAAAGCTTGAAGCGGCCAGGATCATGCTGTACTACGGAGACCCAGACGTCAGAGGGGCCCTGCTTGAGGGGCGATATCATTTTGCGATTAGTTTGCTTCAGAAGAGGCTCAAGGATCCCCAGAACCTCTTCATGGCCCTCCTAGAGGTTGCCCACTGGATGAAGCACGTTGGGGCTGCCGAGTACCTCGACGTCCTCGAAGCGGCGTTCAGACTGTTGGGGTCGATTGGGCTTACAGAAGCGAACGTCCAGCGCTCCGCTGCAATTCTCACGGATATGGGGGAGCTTGAGAAGGCCCTGAAGTTCGCCCTTGAGATTAAAGACCCGGAGAAGCGCGACGATGCCCTCGCAGCCATCGCCATAAAGCTGGCCGAGAAGAAGGAGTTCGCCGATGCCAGGGAAGTCGTGAAGTCCGTATCGAACCCCATGCTCAAGGCCAAGCTCACCGAGGAGGTAGGAAAGCTTGAGGATCAGTACAAGATGGAGTTCTGA
- a CDS encoding dipeptidase — MDYVVFDAHSDLPTLVWEERGKGESPVLERNFEKFFGDYVRARVASVWTPPEKRVYALRYALEAFRRFKSDVHEGGRFELVTAVSEMDEAVKENRVALWLGLEGGEPIESLDVLETFHELGLRVLTLTWSLRNQIGDGVFERTNGGLTNFGVEVVGKAEELGIVIDLSHINEAGFWDALDVTSFPVMASHSNARALCDHPRNLTDEQLKAIAERDGVVGAVAIPSFVDKERPTLDKYVEHIAYMVDLIGYRHVGLGFDFVYYLREWGGKGVEGFENESRIPSLIEKLEERFGEKEVRAITFENLRRLFGHVVG, encoded by the coding sequence ATGGATTACGTCGTTTTTGATGCCCACTCCGACCTTCCCACTCTGGTATGGGAAGAGCGCGGAAAGGGTGAAAGCCCTGTACTTGAGAGGAACTTTGAGAAGTTCTTTGGGGACTACGTGCGGGCTAGGGTTGCCTCTGTATGGACACCGCCCGAGAAAAGAGTGTATGCCCTCCGCTATGCCCTTGAGGCTTTCAGGAGGTTTAAATCAGATGTTCATGAGGGGGGGAGGTTTGAGCTCGTGACGGCTGTTTCTGAGATGGACGAGGCAGTCAAAGAGAACCGCGTGGCACTCTGGCTGGGTCTTGAGGGTGGAGAACCCATAGAGAGCCTTGATGTTCTTGAGACGTTTCACGAGCTCGGTTTGAGGGTTCTCACGCTGACTTGGAGCCTCAGGAACCAGATCGGTGACGGGGTCTTTGAGAGGACAAACGGCGGTCTCACCAACTTCGGCGTGGAAGTGGTCGGAAAGGCTGAGGAACTTGGGATAGTCATCGATTTGAGTCACATAAACGAGGCGGGCTTCTGGGACGCCCTGGACGTAACGTCCTTTCCGGTCATGGCATCCCACTCCAACGCCAGGGCCCTCTGCGACCACCCCCGGAACCTGACGGATGAACAGCTGAAGGCAATAGCCGAGAGGGACGGCGTAGTTGGTGCAGTTGCAATCCCCTCGTTTGTTGACAAAGAAAGGCCTACCCTCGATAAATACGTTGAGCACATTGCATACATGGTTGACCTCATTGGATACAGGCACGTTGGTCTCGGCTTCGACTTCGTTTACTACCTCCGCGAATGGGGCGGGAAGGGCGTTGAGGGCTTTGAGAATGAATCGCGGATTCCCTCTCTAATCGAGAAGCTGGAGGAGCGCTTCGGTGAAAAAGAAGTCAGGGCTATAACCTTTGAGAACCTCAGGCGGCTCTTTGGGCATGTTGTTGGATGA
- a CDS encoding RAD55 family ATPase: MNTPNIGERISTGVPGLDDMIEGGLIPGKVYLITGPPGSGKTTLGMHFLIEGAKKGEKVAYASLVQNPEEAVKDMMRFDPSVKVYSASKQLLLFDLGPMLWRESSHVPTWKSVLFRLREIAEDEKISRLVIDPVTAIEFSMEHPAEKRAELARFIRGLEDLNVTAYLIAEMTDLDHYTEEHYLVSGVMMLHYFLHEGQMVRAIQILKMRRTNHKTCLYLIEFTNKGLEVKGGSPFRNVRL, encoded by the coding sequence GTGAACACGCCGAATATTGGCGAGAGGATATCCACCGGGGTTCCCGGCCTCGACGATATGATAGAGGGGGGTCTCATTCCTGGTAAGGTTTACCTGATAACCGGCCCGCCGGGAAGTGGAAAGACGACCCTTGGTATGCACTTCCTCATCGAGGGTGCGAAGAAAGGAGAAAAAGTCGCCTACGCCTCCCTAGTTCAGAACCCCGAAGAGGCCGTTAAGGACATGATGCGCTTTGACCCTTCTGTAAAGGTGTATTCTGCCTCAAAGCAGCTCCTTCTCTTCGACCTCGGCCCCATGCTCTGGAGAGAATCGTCACATGTCCCCACATGGAAGAGCGTCCTCTTCAGGCTCAGGGAGATCGCGGAGGATGAGAAGATAAGCAGACTGGTCATTGACCCCGTCACGGCGATAGAGTTCTCGATGGAGCACCCAGCGGAGAAGAGGGCCGAGCTGGCGCGCTTCATACGCGGCCTTGAAGACCTCAACGTCACGGCGTACCTGATAGCGGAGATGACAGACCTGGACCACTACACCGAGGAGCACTACCTCGTGAGCGGCGTCATGATGCTACACTACTTCCTACACGAGGGTCAGATGGTCAGGGCGATTCAGATACTCAAGATGAGGAGAACAAACCACAAGACCTGCCTCTACCTCATAGAGTTCACGAACAAAGGGCTCGAAGTCAAGGGTGGAAGCCCGTTCAGAAACGTTAGACTTTGA
- a CDS encoding DUF257 family protein: MGSKVEKVLKLVFLLSYRGSMMLGRIFESLETHKQGIVLLEYSSLDHPELVFADILNLWREKGINPLIVDIGNTLHIFIQHLRFKGIELDVDDVPVIKELGKARVGNVIGEISEVNDFDYHMAKYALITKKVPEESGEHTVVLGIEKFSFTFMDNPPKLERYFERITRSHLKFNNGIHILFLNVSMASPYFIKSLEQDCEYVLGVENGVLKRVKVPGGDIIEVP, from the coding sequence GTGGGTTCTAAGGTGGAAAAAGTATTAAAACTTGTGTTTCTACTAAGTTATAGGGGGTCAATGATGTTGGGACGCATCTTTGAAAGTCTGGAAACACACAAACAGGGCATAGTTTTGTTAGAGTACTCCTCTCTTGATCATCCTGAACTCGTGTTTGCCGATATTCTCAACCTCTGGAGGGAGAAAGGCATAAATCCGCTGATCGTTGATATTGGTAATACACTTCACATTTTCATCCAGCATCTCAGGTTTAAGGGCATTGAGCTTGATGTGGACGACGTCCCCGTAATAAAGGAGCTTGGAAAGGCCAGAGTGGGCAACGTGATTGGGGAGATATCCGAAGTGAACGACTTTGATTACCACATGGCAAAATATGCGCTGATAACTAAAAAAGTGCCAGAGGAGAGTGGGGAACATACGGTAGTACTCGGCATTGAGAAGTTCTCTTTTACATTTATGGACAACCCTCCGAAGCTTGAGAGGTACTTTGAGAGGATAACCCGGAGCCATCTAAAGTTCAACAACGGGATTCACATCCTGTTTCTTAACGTTTCGATGGCGAGTCCATACTTCATAAAAAGTCTGGAACAGGATTGCGAGTATGTACTGGGGGTTGAGAACGGCGTTCTAAAGCGGGTTAAAGTCCCAGGGGGCGATATCATTGAAGTTCCGTGA
- a CDS encoding DUF257 family protein, whose protein sequence is MKFRDYIGGINAGESILVEHTSTSPYPLLFYEIGRSRGWENLLIIDLLDSALPILRWLKFAGLDVSLDKLDRIKAGGTSEWGNKIAEVDPHKDPGIFMNRFLKVLVDYYKTHKNVTTIIVNPERLVPLHENRASFVLYVSLIRSELLGNPSRVLFDFSNFELAHSGYLALLKEIATRVFRIEEGGKLTLMKSIDPEEDGTLLEPW, encoded by the coding sequence TTGAAGTTCCGTGATTATATTGGAGGCATAAACGCCGGTGAGAGCATCCTGGTAGAGCACACGTCCACCTCTCCCTATCCGCTCCTTTTCTATGAGATAGGGCGCAGTAGGGGCTGGGAAAATCTCCTCATCATTGACCTTCTGGATTCGGCACTCCCAATCCTCCGCTGGTTGAAATTCGCGGGGCTTGACGTCTCCCTTGATAAGCTTGACAGGATAAAGGCAGGGGGGACCTCCGAATGGGGCAACAAAATCGCCGAGGTCGATCCTCACAAAGACCCGGGAATATTCATGAACAGGTTCCTCAAAGTTCTCGTGGATTACTACAAGACGCACAAGAACGTGACGACCATAATCGTCAATCCCGAGAGACTTGTGCCTTTGCATGAGAACAGGGCCTCCTTTGTGCTCTATGTCTCATTGATCCGCTCCGAACTCCTTGGCAATCCCTCGCGCGTTCTCTTTGACTTCTCCAACTTTGAGCTCGCCCACAGTGGTTACCTAGCGCTCCTTAAGGAAATCGCAACGAGGGTGTTTCGGATAGAGGAAGGCGGCAAGCTAACCCTCATGAAGTCCATTGATCCCGAGGAGGATGGAACCCTCCTTGAGCCGTGGTAG
- a CDS encoding methyltransferase domain-containing protein → MEELYYITFREARMLLVSRGKVKLNLDLRKTNRTWEVEITDEVAVFPDGALLEREILEKIARDNGTVYFVSNGEVYKAAISSESGFYKLVPTIPPTIEINGIRMHRTKEINPLQDTRNKVNTVKPGEGETVLDTCMGLGYTAIEASRRGSYVITVEKDPNVLELARINPWSRELFTGGKVQVIQGDSFEVVRKFKPESFDVVIHDPPRFSLAGQLYSEEFYHELFRILKPGGRLFHYVGNPGKKHRRKDLQRGVMERLRRAGFIGVKRVEEALGVVARKPKGEKL, encoded by the coding sequence ATGGAGGAGCTCTACTACATCACCTTCAGGGAGGCCAGAATGCTTCTCGTTTCAAGGGGGAAGGTTAAGCTCAACCTCGACCTCCGGAAGACCAACAGGACCTGGGAAGTGGAAATAACTGATGAGGTGGCAGTTTTTCCAGATGGCGCTCTCCTTGAGAGGGAAATCCTTGAAAAAATCGCCAGGGACAATGGAACCGTCTATTTTGTTTCCAATGGAGAGGTTTACAAGGCCGCGATATCAAGCGAATCGGGTTTCTACAAGCTCGTCCCGACGATACCGCCCACCATAGAAATAAACGGCATCAGGATGCACCGCACCAAAGAAATAAACCCCCTCCAGGACACGAGGAACAAGGTCAACACCGTGAAACCGGGGGAGGGTGAGACGGTTCTGGACACATGCATGGGGTTGGGGTACACTGCGATAGAGGCCTCTAGGAGGGGATCTTACGTCATAACCGTCGAGAAAGACCCCAACGTCCTCGAACTTGCCCGCATAAACCCTTGGAGCAGGGAGCTCTTCACGGGCGGGAAGGTTCAGGTCATCCAGGGGGATTCCTTTGAAGTCGTTAGGAAGTTCAAACCAGAGAGTTTCGACGTTGTTATCCACGACCCGCCGCGCTTCTCACTCGCAGGGCAGCTATACTCGGAGGAGTTCTACCATGAGCTCTTCAGAATTCTCAAGCCCGGTGGAAGGCTCTTCCACTACGTGGGCAACCCAGGAAAGAAGCACCGGCGTAAAGACCTTCAGAGGGGCGTTATGGAGCGTCTCAGAAGGGCGGGCTTTATCGGAGTTAAACGGGTCGAAGAAGCGCTTGGGGTCGTGGCGAGAAAACCGAAAGGGGAGAAATTGTAG
- a CDS encoding OB-fold nucleic acid binding domain-containing protein: protein MLVHHKRSERTPAEPHIEAGTGSELYLVVDPSSMTAINVTVTNPAPSPLMETANITEELMGKAVVIEGQVESFKTIGNNFKFLVVDGSGNVTVFVPSSVTADLPSDVKSALTDGTQVKIGGYVTEYKGTIEVLPYVAEGIIVEG, encoded by the coding sequence TTGTTAGTCCACCATAAGCGTTCAGAGAGAACTCCTGCCGAACCCCATATAGAGGCTGGAACTGGCAGTGAGCTCTACCTCGTCGTCGATCCATCCAGCATGACGGCCATCAACGTGACCGTGACCAACCCCGCCCCCTCGCCGCTGATGGAGACCGCCAACATCACCGAGGAGCTCATGGGCAAGGCGGTGGTCATAGAGGGCCAGGTGGAGAGCTTCAAGACGATAGGCAACAACTTCAAGTTCCTGGTTGTGGACGGCAGCGGCAACGTCACCGTCTTCGTCCCGTCCTCAGTTACCGCGGATCTTCCATCCGACGTCAAGTCTGCCCTGACCGACGGCACCCAGGTCAAAATTGGAGGTTACGTGACTGAGTACAAGGGTACGATAGAGGTGCTCCCGTACGTTGCAGAGGGAATAATAGTGGAGGGCTGA
- a CDS encoding S9 family peptidase produces the protein MSNIEWNDKTFSRFAYLGDPRVRGSKVAYVLTKVNMKDNKYESTVVVEDIETGARRFVENASMPRISPDGKKLAFMRSNEEKKESEIWVADMETLSAKKVLSAKNIRSVQWNNDSRRLLVVGFKRRDDEEFIFDDDVPVWFDNMGFLDGEKTTFWILDTESEEILEEFEKPRFSSGIWHGDEIVINVPHREGSKPALFKFYDIYLWKDGEEEKLFERASFEAVDSDGKAILLHGKREKKFMSEHDWLYLWDGELKPVYEGPLNTGTAKLDNGKVYFTVPDAGRVNLYLWDGEVKPIIVGDHWVYGFDVHDEKVALLIETATRLRELYLYDGELRQLTDYNGPIFAKLKTFEPRHFRFKSKDLEIDGWYIKPELKEDEKAPVIVFVHGGPKGMYGHYFKYEMQLMASKGYYVVFVNPRGSDGYDEDFALGVLERTGLEDFEDIMGGIEEFLKLEPQADRERVGITGISYGGYMTNWAVTQSDLFKAGISENGISYWLTSHAFSDIGLWYDVEVIGPNPLENENYRKLSPLFYADRVKVPLLLIHSLEDYRCPLDQSLMFYNVLKDMGKEAYIAIFRRGAHGHSIRGSPKHRAKRYKLFIEFFERKLKKYEEGFDVEKILKGEKE, from the coding sequence ATGAGCAATATCGAATGGAACGATAAGACCTTTTCTAGGTTCGCCTACCTCGGCGACCCGAGGGTAAGGGGGAGCAAAGTTGCCTACGTCCTCACGAAGGTTAACATGAAGGACAATAAATACGAGAGCACCGTTGTGGTTGAGGACATCGAGACCGGCGCCAGGAGATTCGTTGAAAACGCCTCGATGCCCAGGATTTCCCCGGATGGGAAAAAGCTCGCTTTCATGCGCTCCAACGAGGAGAAGAAGGAGAGCGAGATATGGGTCGCGGACATGGAGACCCTCAGTGCGAAGAAAGTCCTCTCTGCCAAAAACATTAGATCAGTCCAGTGGAACAACGACTCAAGGAGACTCCTCGTTGTGGGCTTCAAGAGGAGGGACGACGAGGAATTCATCTTCGACGACGATGTTCCCGTCTGGTTCGACAACATGGGCTTCCTCGACGGCGAGAAGACGACCTTCTGGATACTCGACACGGAGAGCGAGGAAATCCTTGAGGAGTTCGAGAAGCCGCGCTTTTCCAGCGGCATATGGCACGGAGATGAGATAGTCATCAACGTCCCACACAGGGAAGGGAGCAAACCGGCGCTCTTCAAGTTCTACGACATCTACCTCTGGAAGGACGGCGAGGAGGAAAAGCTCTTCGAGAGGGCCTCATTCGAGGCCGTTGATTCCGACGGAAAGGCCATCCTCCTCCACGGAAAGCGGGAGAAGAAGTTCATGAGCGAGCACGACTGGCTCTACCTCTGGGACGGCGAACTTAAGCCTGTCTACGAGGGCCCGCTCAACACTGGAACTGCGAAGCTCGACAATGGCAAGGTCTACTTCACGGTTCCAGACGCTGGCAGGGTGAACCTCTACCTCTGGGATGGCGAGGTTAAACCCATCATAGTGGGCGACCACTGGGTTTACGGCTTCGACGTGCACGACGAAAAGGTTGCCCTCCTCATCGAGACGGCAACCAGGCTGAGGGAGCTATACCTCTACGATGGCGAGTTGAGGCAGCTAACCGATTACAATGGGCCGATATTCGCGAAGCTGAAAACCTTTGAACCGAGGCACTTCCGCTTCAAGAGCAAAGACCTCGAGATAGACGGCTGGTACATCAAGCCCGAGCTCAAGGAGGATGAGAAGGCTCCGGTGATAGTCTTCGTCCACGGCGGACCTAAGGGGATGTACGGCCACTACTTTAAGTACGAGATGCAGCTGATGGCGAGCAAAGGTTACTACGTCGTCTTCGTGAACCCGCGCGGGAGCGACGGTTACGACGAGGACTTTGCCCTCGGAGTTCTTGAGAGAACAGGCTTGGAGGACTTCGAGGACATAATGGGGGGAATAGAGGAGTTCCTCAAGCTTGAGCCCCAGGCCGACCGCGAGAGGGTTGGAATAACTGGCATAAGCTACGGCGGTTACATGACCAACTGGGCGGTAACACAGTCGGACTTATTCAAGGCCGGTATAAGCGAGAACGGGATAAGCTACTGGCTGACGAGCCACGCGTTCTCGGACATAGGCCTCTGGTACGACGTCGAGGTGATAGGCCCGAACCCGCTCGAAAACGAGAACTACAGGAAGCTCAGCCCTCTGTTCTATGCAGACAGGGTGAAGGTGCCGCTCCTGCTGATCCACAGCCTCGAGGACTACCGCTGCCCGCTCGACCAGAGCCTCATGTTCTATAACGTGCTCAAGGACATGGGCAAGGAAGCGTATATAGCGATATTCAGGCGCGGAGCGCACGGCCACAGCATCCGCGGAAGCCCGAAGCACAGGGCGAAGAGATACAAGCTCTTCATAGAATTCTTTGAGAGGAAGCTGAAGAAGTACGAGGAAGGCTTTGACGTGGAGAAAATACTGAAAGGGGAGAAGGAGTGA
- a CDS encoding serine/threonine protein kinase: MFEHLIPWKAIEGFKAELERFGIQKVSPYSKGTTSIVFKGELENREVLIKLQRPDSPRSNLLREADIVKVLEPYDVTPPLITSGSFKGLEYIVRGFAEGEPVMYAEVKKGHILEIIQKTALLDRLGLDHGQIQGGKHIIIGDRVWLIDFEKAGWRKPKNLTSALAMLFIGNNATSRRIREKFGVDERFLGELLKETAEYKRKGRLSGLLRLISGL, encoded by the coding sequence ATGTTTGAGCATCTAATTCCATGGAAAGCCATAGAGGGGTTTAAAGCGGAGCTGGAAAGGTTTGGAATCCAGAAAGTTTCTCCATACTCAAAAGGGACTACAAGCATCGTTTTTAAGGGAGAACTGGAAAATAGGGAAGTTTTAATCAAGCTCCAGCGCCCGGACTCACCGCGCTCAAACCTTCTCAGGGAGGCAGACATAGTGAAGGTTCTGGAGCCCTACGATGTTACCCCTCCCCTCATCACGAGCGGGAGCTTCAAAGGGCTGGAGTATATAGTGAGGGGCTTTGCAGAGGGCGAACCAGTTATGTACGCGGAAGTTAAAAAGGGCCACATCCTGGAAATAATTCAAAAGACCGCCCTCCTTGACAGGCTCGGCCTCGACCACGGCCAGATACAGGGGGGAAAGCACATAATCATAGGGGATAGAGTGTGGCTGATAGACTTTGAAAAAGCCGGCTGGAGGAAACCTAAGAACCTTACCTCCGCGCTGGCCATGCTCTTCATCGGGAACAACGCCACTTCGAGGAGGATAAGGGAGAAGTTCGGGGTAGATGAAAGATTCCTAGGGGAACTCCTCAAAGAAACGGCGGAATACAAGAGAAAAGGAAGGCTCTCAGGCCTTTTGCGCCTCATTTCTGGACTTTAA
- a CDS encoding Lrp/AsnC family transcriptional regulator, producing the protein MVTAFILMVTAAGKEREVMEKLLAMPEVKEAYVVYGEYDLVVKVETDTLKDLDQFITEKIRRMSEIQMTSTMIAI; encoded by the coding sequence ATGGTGACGGCTTTTATTTTGATGGTTACGGCCGCTGGAAAAGAGAGGGAAGTCATGGAGAAGCTTCTGGCCATGCCGGAGGTTAAGGAGGCCTACGTGGTCTACGGCGAATACGACCTCGTTGTGAAGGTCGAGACGGACACGCTCAAAGACCTCGACCAGTTCATAACAGAGAAGATAAGGCGCATGTCGGAGATCCAGATGACGTCGACGATGATCGCCATCTGA